A part of Limihaloglobus sulfuriphilus genomic DNA contains:
- a CDS encoding glycyl-radical enzyme activating protein — protein MSVKQTQRLKQGINSVTGGIYKIQRFCINDGPGLRTTVFFKGCQLRCKWCHNPETIPARRTFLLNHDTCTLCGRCVTVCPVNAHKIEAGTHTVDRNSCTFCGKCESICPVDAIEIAGETMSVSDVIEIIRKDQIYYAESGGGVTLSGGEPMMQPDFAGALIQECKEAGYSVYVDTNGAASPGVYNSVVKDADGILFDIKLINSRKHLEYTGMANEQILKNFRNSCPMDKDLIVRYVVIPGINDGAGDLTELCDFLEKCGFDGELELLAYHRLGLRKYASMGLDYELSAIEPPSQERMNEIQSYLRSNNLQAVYRK, from the coding sequence ATGAGTGTAAAACAGACTCAAAGACTCAAACAAGGCATCAACAGTGTTACAGGGGGCATATATAAAATTCAGCGGTTCTGCATAAACGACGGGCCCGGTCTGCGCACAACGGTATTCTTTAAAGGATGTCAGCTCAGATGCAAATGGTGCCACAACCCTGAAACGATACCTGCCAGGCGGACATTTTTACTAAATCACGACACATGCACACTTTGCGGCAGATGCGTCACTGTTTGCCCTGTAAATGCCCATAAAATAGAAGCAGGTACTCACACGGTGGATAGAAATTCCTGTACATTCTGCGGCAAGTGTGAGTCAATCTGCCCCGTAGATGCCATTGAGATCGCCGGAGAGACAATGTCGGTCTCTGACGTGATAGAAATCATCAGAAAAGATCAGATTTACTATGCAGAATCGGGCGGCGGGGTTACTCTCTCCGGCGGCGAGCCGATGATGCAGCCTGATTTTGCCGGAGCCCTGATACAGGAATGTAAAGAAGCGGGATATTCGGTATATGTTGACACAAACGGGGCCGCCTCGCCCGGAGTGTACAACTCTGTTGTAAAAGACGCCGACGGAATATTGTTTGATATTAAGCTGATCAACAGCCGCAAACATCTGGAATATACCGGCATGGCAAATGAACAGATTCTCAAAAATTTCCGCAATTCCTGCCCGATGGATAAAGACCTGATTGTCCGATATGTGGTCATTCCCGGGATAAACGATGGAGCCGGAGATTTAACAGAGCTTTGCGATTTTCTCGAAAAGTGCGGTTTTGACGGCGAGTTAGAGCTTTTGGCGTATCACAGACTGGGTTTGAGAAAATACGCAAGCATGGGCCTTGATTACGAATTATCAGCGATTGAGCCTCCCTCGCAGGAGCGGATGAATGAAATACAAAGTTACCTGAGGTCAAATAATCTTCAGGCAGTTTACAGAAAGTGA
- a CDS encoding GLUG motif-containing protein, protein MSKQTSFSILFAVCVLILVLPSTLLAFAGGDGSPENPYQISTRADLEAVNNDLAACYILINDIDLAGTVYTMAVIASDTVTGSNTFDGTPFAGSFDGNGHIISNLTVDGSYFCGLFGEIGAAGSVYALGLENASVTAKYYFAGGLAGRNNGSVSSCYSAGSITGGREVGGLVGNNYDGSVFKCYSIATVGGDFEVGGLVGNNFGNVYKCYSAGSVTGIFDLGGLVGHNFGNVSMYCFWDVETSGIETSEGGTGVTTAQMQDINTFLNAGWKFADFQIAVTGWYMPPESYPRLFWQKTGILEVPDVTNLPQTQAQNILAENGLNVTDTRYVNSWQIPQGNVTGLSVCMGGYVDSSAPVVIYVSSGSNGDGTQDYPYEIASQVDLDSVNTEPAANYIVTADIYLSSIAYAKAVVAYNVGAVWAYEGTPFTGSFDGNGFVISNLKIDGSNSYSNYCGLFGFIAEGGSVYNLGLEKVSVTATNNCVGGLVGSNYGSVSNCYSNGSVLFPGGYKAGGLVGDNSGSLSGCCSSGLVRGSDNAGGLVGNNSGSVSGCYSTASVIGGDNVGGLAGENNGSVSGCYSIGSVTGRDRAGGLTGYNNDGSSVSKCYSKGSATGNNYVGGLVGEDRGRTSNCYSTGLVTGDNYVGGLVGGDPGYLSNCFWDVETSGMETNVGGTGLTTAQMQDIFRFTDAGWDFVNETANGVDDNWQMPAFDYPRLSWEAIAPTNSDMAMLSAYWLSGGCAAPDWCGGADRDFDGSVTVDDLLLLADNWLYQ, encoded by the coding sequence ATGTCTAAACAAACCAGTTTCTCAATTCTCTTCGCCGTATGTGTGCTTATCCTCGTACTCCCCTCAACCCTGCTCGCATTCGCCGGCGGCGACGGCAGCCCCGAAAACCCGTACCAGATTTCCACCCGGGCCGACCTCGAAGCGGTAAACAACGATCTGGCAGCGTGTTACATCCTGATAAACGATATTGACCTGGCGGGGACGGTTTATACCATGGCTGTTATAGCGTCTGATACTGTGACTGGGAGTAATACCTTCGACGGTACGCCGTTTGCAGGTTCATTTGACGGCAATGGCCACATTATCAGCAATCTAACAGTTGACGGCTCATACTTCTGCGGGCTGTTCGGCGAGATTGGAGCAGCGGGTTCAGTTTACGCCCTTGGCCTGGAAAATGCCTCAGTTACTGCAAAATATTACTTCGCCGGCGGCCTGGCAGGCAGAAACAACGGCAGTGTGTCGAGCTGCTATTCAGCCGGCTCGATTACCGGAGGCCGTGAAGTTGGGGGTCTGGTGGGCAACAACTACGACGGCAGTGTGTTTAAGTGTTATTCAATTGCCACGGTTGGTGGAGATTTTGAAGTCGGCGGTTTGGTGGGCAACAACTTCGGTAATGTTTATAAGTGTTATTCAGCCGGCTCGGTTACGGGAATTTTTGATCTCGGCGGACTGGTTGGGCATAACTTTGGTAATGTATCTATGTACTGCTTTTGGGATGTAGAAACATCCGGAATAGAAACAAGTGAGGGCGGCACAGGGGTTACTACCGCCCAGATGCAGGATATAAACACGTTTCTTAATGCCGGCTGGAAATTTGCGGATTTCCAGATAGCTGTCACGGGCTGGTATATGCCGCCGGAGAGCTATCCACGATTGTTCTGGCAGAAAACCGGAATTTTAGAAGTGCCCGATGTTACAAATCTGCCTCAAACTCAGGCTCAGAATATACTTGCTGAAAACGGACTCAATGTTACAGACACAAGGTATGTAAATAGCTGGCAGATTCCGCAGGGAAATGTTACAGGGCTTTCAGTTTGCATGGGCGGTTATGTGGATTCTTCAGCGCCTGTTGTTATTTATGTTTCTTCCGGTTCCAATGGAGACGGCACACAGGACTACCCGTACGAGATAGCGTCACAGGTTGACCTTGACTCGGTAAATACCGAACCGGCGGCAAACTACATAGTTACAGCAGATATTTACCTGTCTTCAATTGCTTATGCTAAGGCTGTTGTCGCCTACAATGTCGGGGCAGTCTGGGCATATGAAGGGACTCCATTTACAGGCTCATTTGACGGCAATGGGTTTGTCATCAGCAATCTTAAAATTGATGGTTCAAACTCTTATTCAAACTATTGCGGCCTGTTCGGATTTATAGCTGAGGGTGGTTCAGTTTATAATCTGGGCCTGGAAAAAGTCTCGGTTACAGCAACCAATAACTGCGTTGGCGGTCTGGTGGGTTCAAATTACGGCAGTGTTTCGAACTGCTATTCAAATGGCTCTGTCTTGTTTCCTGGAGGTTATAAGGCCGGCGGTCTTGTGGGTGATAACAGCGGCAGCTTGTCGGGATGCTGTTCATCCGGCTTGGTTCGTGGAAGTGATAATGCCGGCGGACTTGTAGGGAATAACAGCGGCAGTGTGTCGGGCTGTTATTCAACCGCCTCAGTAATTGGAGGTGATAATGTCGGCGGCCTGGCGGGAGAAAACAACGGCAGTGTGTCGGGCTGCTATTCAATCGGCTCGGTTACTGGAAGAGATAGGGCCGGTGGGCTGACGGGGTACAACAACGACGGCAGCAGTGTGTCGAAATGTTATTCAAAAGGTTCGGCTACTGGAAATAATTACGTTGGCGGTTTGGTCGGGGAAGACCGCGGCAGAACGTCGAACTGCTATTCAACCGGTTTGGTTACTGGAGATAATTACGTTGGCGGTTTGGTGGGCGGTGATCCTGGGTATTTATCGAACTGCTTTTGGGATGTCGAAACTTCCGGTATGGAAACAAATGTTGGCGGCACAGGGCTCACAACCGCTCAGATGCAGGATATATTTAGGTTTACGGATGCCGGGTGGGATTTTGTTAATGAGACCGCTAACGGCGTGGATGACAACTGGCAGATGCCGGCGTTTGATTATCCTCGTTTGAGCTGGGAAGCGATTGCGCCGACTAACAGCGATATGGCGATGCTTTCCGCTTACTGGCTAAGCGGCGGCTGCGCTGCACCCGACTGGTGCGGCGGTGCGGACCGTGATTTTGACGGAAGTGTAACTGTTGACGATTTGCTGCTGCTTGCGGATAACTGGCTTTACCAGTGA
- a CDS encoding sialidase family protein has product MFTKRCILFLLLFSVTAVFAAAAENDDSNGSAPVWSPGIERTSTPQPQLIGEDYKVLAKSINDWKKGFFTGNPTIAKTSTGRLLALYSGDTRGFASLIKSDDNGCSWQRLNSLDVIPWPNLFVAKSGIYVIYPTAIWKSPNKDRSCMEIIRSTDDGKTWSEPTEIECTRGLAVHTGNAGVLVSRGRVACSFEVAPTMCVPVPQTKLAEPAAFREDDFDEKATWLKVEDASAVARYTLVCLESGKKKLHCRVMDVDEKNSRFLLRPENWGRHERYKVSPVNSSGPWIFRPGTTLEAAAGTLGNKRDFWVMAVDAPDDEDVNLCDSELWRISNPVANPVFAYSKAMHDVFGMIFDYRDENGRPDDAGRWSGWLEGTCIRLGHEGGDGRILNLLRMSQNVNDSISGRVIFDDSGDELIAEFERIGFDEGLGVTHCYAEYDVKSGLYWMASNVNRNSTRDISDIKMKGGLATQERSNLALFYSRNAADWFMAGMVAYSRGWAHSYHYPHFVISGDDLLVIARSHVESPLTEKTMNVDGDTADNHDGNAITLHRVPDFRQLANSDFIDYAEY; this is encoded by the coding sequence ATGTTTACTAAAAGATGTATTTTATTTTTATTGCTGTTTTCCGTGACGGCGGTTTTTGCAGCTGCCGCTGAGAATGATGATTCCAACGGGAGCGCCCCTGTGTGGAGCCCGGGGATTGAGCGGACATCTACGCCGCAGCCGCAGCTTATAGGCGAAGATTATAAGGTTCTGGCAAAGAGCATAAATGACTGGAAAAAAGGCTTTTTCACCGGCAACCCCACAATAGCAAAGACCTCAACCGGCAGGCTCCTGGCCCTGTACAGCGGCGACACGAGAGGTTTTGCATCACTGATAAAATCCGATGATAACGGCTGCAGCTGGCAGAGGCTCAATTCGCTTGATGTTATTCCATGGCCTAATCTGTTTGTCGCAAAAAGCGGGATATATGTAATCTATCCGACAGCGATCTGGAAAAGCCCTAACAAAGACCGCAGCTGCATGGAAATCATCCGCAGCACCGACGATGGCAAGACCTGGTCAGAGCCGACAGAGATAGAATGCACTCGCGGGCTGGCAGTTCATACCGGCAATGCCGGAGTGCTGGTATCCAGAGGCCGGGTTGCCTGTTCGTTCGAAGTCGCGCCGACGATGTGCGTTCCCGTACCGCAGACAAAGCTGGCAGAGCCGGCGGCATTCAGAGAAGATGACTTCGATGAAAAGGCAACCTGGTTAAAAGTCGAAGACGCCTCCGCCGTGGCGAGATACACTCTGGTTTGTCTTGAATCCGGAAAAAAGAAACTCCATTGCAGGGTAATGGACGTTGACGAAAAAAACAGCCGTTTTCTGCTCAGGCCGGAAAACTGGGGCAGGCATGAAAGATACAAAGTTTCGCCAGTAAACAGCTCCGGCCCGTGGATTTTCAGGCCCGGCACAACTCTGGAGGCCGCGGCGGGAACGCTGGGTAATAAACGTGATTTCTGGGTAATGGCGGTTGATGCTCCTGATGATGAGGATGTTAATCTCTGTGATAGTGAGCTGTGGCGCATTTCAAACCCTGTTGCTAATCCTGTTTTCGCGTACAGCAAAGCGATGCATGATGTTTTCGGGATGATTTTCGATTATCGCGACGAAAACGGCCGCCCCGACGATGCCGGCCGCTGGTCCGGCTGGCTCGAGGGAACCTGCATCAGGCTCGGGCATGAAGGCGGAGATGGCAGGATACTGAACCTGCTGCGCATGTCCCAGAACGTCAACGACAGCATATCCGGCAGGGTAATCTTCGATGACAGCGGCGATGAGCTGATAGCGGAATTTGAGCGGATCGGATTTGATGAGGGCCTTGGCGTTACGCACTGCTACGCAGAATACGACGTGAAAAGCGGCCTCTACTGGATGGCGAGCAACGTCAACAGAAACTCCACCCGCGATATCAGCGATATAAAAATGAAGGGCGGGCTTGCCACCCAGGAACGCTCAAACCTGGCACTGTTTTACAGCCGCAACGCCGCGGACTGGTTCATGGCGGGGATGGTTGCATACAGCCGCGGCTGGGCGCATTCATATCATTATCCACACTTCGTTATATCCGGTGATGATTTGTTGGTAATAGCCCGCTCACACGTCGAGAGCCCGCTGACCGAGAAGACGATGAACGTTGATGGAGACACGGCCGACAACCACGACGGCAACGCGATAACGCTGCATAGAGTCCCGGACTTTCGCCAACTGGCAAACAGCGATTTTATAGATTATGCAGAATACTAA
- the rplU gene encoding 50S ribosomal protein L21, producing the protein MYAIVEQGSKQYKVSQGDKINIELVDLADGADTLEMEKVLMVSDGENVKVGTPYIDGAKVVAKLSNGEDDSVVKGPKVYPAQFRRRKNSRRRIGHRQKYLSVVIESINV; encoded by the coding sequence ATGTATGCAATAGTAGAACAAGGTTCAAAACAATATAAGGTTTCACAGGGCGACAAGATCAATATTGAGCTTGTTGATCTGGCAGATGGCGCTGATACGCTTGAGATGGAAAAAGTCCTTATGGTAAGTGACGGCGAAAACGTTAAGGTCGGCACACCCTATATCGACGGTGCCAAAGTTGTAGCTAAACTGAGCAACGGCGAAGACGACTCTGTTGTCAAGGGGCCCAAGGTTTACCCTGCACAGTTCCGCAGGCGCAAAAACAGCCGCCGCAGAATTGGTCACAGGCAGAAATATCTCTCGGTTGTTATCGAGTCGATAAACGTCTAA
- a CDS encoding pyruvate formate lyase family protein produces the protein MHNTANNADSVFSDKVAGLPNEMTDRIYNLKENIFNNEPEWITERGRLITEAYQKYEPEHLYVKRAKAFAHILKNRTIYIQDGELIIGNYAAKHSCYEMYPEYSLQDLPARYVNFKMETLLSEDSFAAESDKQIFRQIKDFWQGRNMRDISDSAMPEDLVKLRDRDFCCNPYGRDEGQGHIVVQYDRVVKEGIRAIIDEAQARLDETRLNDPKGYHFLKAVIISLEAVVDFAHRLAFKAEEMIKETDDESRKKELKTIAYNLKVVPEFPAQNFWQGLQAAWLIHLLMHIEQNGFSISVGRIDQYLYPLYKKDLEQGLIDEKFAFELIQNFYVKCMELTIGGLKISLTQTVTLGGRDKDGNDMSNDLSLMCIKADRATQMVQPQTTLRWHRNINPKLVDEILEGTYQGQATYAIVNDEVLIPGMMEWEVKEEDAVDYALIGCNETEIPGKMLGGGLCRPIVVSRVLDLTLHGGEYRYADVLAELAPEYDHQWRMQKDKKNPVFTRRGKKLGEFSGIDDILEEFRKHVAVCAEKLVAAANIMDDLHAHYRPLPFASSLMSGCIQRGRDLMVETDYFHWAVGLYDVVSVVNSLAAIEKCVFEDKIATQQELLDAIDNNWQGYEDLHTYFRKAPKFGNDNDYADKYLDIVSSICIEELGKYRSLRSNGTIWLEAIARAAHVFTGSHTKASPDGRRDWEAMPPSISAQSGTDTSGPTALLNSYAKTRADQYVGGVISNIRFHPDLLDNSENRKKVLELINAYFKKGGVHIQINCVNKETLLKAQKEPEKYRDLLVRVSGYVDYWNNLDRRTQEEIIQRTVMMG, from the coding sequence ATGCACAATACAGCAAATAATGCAGATTCAGTGTTCAGTGATAAGGTTGCCGGCCTCCCCAACGAGATGACAGATAGAATCTATAATCTCAAGGAAAATATCTTCAACAATGAACCTGAATGGATTACCGAACGCGGCAGGCTTATAACAGAGGCGTACCAAAAATACGAGCCAGAGCATCTGTATGTCAAACGTGCCAAAGCCTTTGCGCATATACTGAAAAACCGGACAATCTATATACAGGACGGCGAACTCATCATCGGCAACTACGCGGCGAAACACTCCTGCTATGAGATGTATCCCGAGTACAGCCTCCAGGATCTGCCCGCCAGGTATGTCAATTTCAAGATGGAGACGCTGCTGTCGGAAGATTCCTTCGCGGCCGAGTCTGATAAACAGATATTCAGGCAGATAAAAGACTTCTGGCAGGGACGAAATATGCGCGATATCTCTGACAGCGCAATGCCCGAAGATTTGGTAAAGCTGCGTGACCGTGATTTTTGCTGCAACCCCTACGGCCGCGACGAGGGCCAGGGGCATATCGTAGTGCAGTACGACAGGGTGGTTAAGGAGGGAATCAGGGCGATAATCGACGAGGCGCAGGCAAGGCTTGACGAAACACGGCTCAATGACCCTAAAGGCTATCATTTTCTAAAAGCGGTTATAATATCGCTCGAGGCGGTGGTCGATTTTGCTCACAGGCTCGCTTTTAAGGCAGAGGAGATGATAAAAGAAACTGATGATGAAAGCCGCAAAAAAGAGCTCAAGACAATCGCTTATAACCTCAAGGTCGTTCCCGAATTTCCAGCGCAGAATTTCTGGCAGGGGCTCCAGGCGGCCTGGCTGATACATCTGCTGATGCACATAGAGCAGAACGGCTTTTCCATTTCCGTTGGCAGGATCGATCAATACCTGTACCCGCTGTATAAAAAAGACCTCGAACAGGGTTTGATTGATGAGAAGTTCGCGTTTGAGCTGATACAGAATTTCTACGTAAAGTGTATGGAGCTGACCATAGGCGGGCTGAAAATTTCGCTCACCCAGACAGTTACTCTCGGCGGCAGAGACAAGGACGGCAATGACATGTCAAACGACCTTTCTCTGATGTGCATAAAGGCCGACAGGGCGACTCAGATGGTTCAGCCCCAGACTACGCTTCGCTGGCACAGAAACATCAACCCAAAACTGGTTGACGAGATACTCGAGGGCACATATCAGGGCCAGGCAACCTATGCGATAGTCAACGATGAGGTGCTGATACCGGGCATGATGGAATGGGAGGTCAAAGAAGAAGATGCTGTTGATTACGCCCTGATCGGCTGCAACGAAACCGAAATCCCGGGTAAAATGCTCGGCGGCGGGCTGTGCCGGCCTATCGTTGTCTCACGCGTTCTCGATCTGACCCTGCACGGCGGCGAGTACCGCTACGCTGACGTGCTGGCGGAGCTGGCACCGGAGTATGACCATCAATGGCGGATGCAGAAGGATAAAAAGAATCCGGTCTTCACACGCAGAGGCAAAAAGTTGGGCGAGTTTTCCGGTATAGATGATATTCTTGAGGAGTTCAGGAAGCACGTGGCGGTATGCGCTGAGAAACTCGTCGCCGCGGCGAATATCATGGACGATCTGCACGCTCATTACCGCCCGCTGCCGTTTGCGTCTTCTCTGATGAGCGGCTGCATACAAAGAGGCCGTGATTTGATGGTTGAAACGGACTATTTCCACTGGGCGGTCGGGCTCTACGATGTTGTATCGGTGGTGAATTCTCTGGCGGCGATAGAGAAGTGCGTATTTGAGGATAAGATCGCGACGCAGCAGGAGCTTTTAGATGCCATAGATAATAACTGGCAGGGATATGAAGACCTGCACACATATTTCCGTAAAGCGCCTAAGTTCGGCAACGATAACGATTACGCGGACAAATACCTTGATATCGTTTCCTCTATATGCATTGAAGAGCTTGGCAAGTACCGCTCGCTCAGGTCTAACGGGACTATCTGGCTCGAGGCGATCGCCAGGGCCGCCCATGTCTTTACCGGCAGCCATACCAAGGCCTCTCCCGACGGCCGCCGCGACTGGGAAGCTATGCCGCCGTCAATATCCGCCCAGAGCGGCACAGACACCAGCGGGCCTACCGCACTGCTCAACTCATACGCCAAGACGCGGGCGGATCAGTACGTCGGCGGGGTGATATCTAATATACGGTTTCACCCCGACCTGCTGGATAACTCGGAGAACAGAAAGAAAGTTCTCGAGCTTATAAACGCCTATTTCAAAAAGGGCGGCGTGCATATTCAGATCAACTGTGTCAACAAGGAAACACTTCTAAAAGCACAGAAGGAGCCGGAAAAATACCGAGACCTGCTGGTAAGGGTCAGCGGATATGTTGACTACTGGAACAACCTGGACAGAAGAACACAGGAAGAAATCATACAGCGTACGGTTATGATGGGTTGA
- a CDS encoding alpha-L-fucosidase, translating into MGMKKRVFRKVIGEFFSTRKIVIPLLLFLMLAVSGCRQATADYRAETKKQKDERMQWWRRARFGMFIHWGLYAIPAGEWNGNTSHAEWIRHTAKIPLEEYEKLGAQFNPVKFDADKWVFCAKDAGMKYIVITSKHHDGFCLWDSNVTEYDVIDHTPFDRDILAELSDACKKHDIPLCFYHSIMDWHHPDYLPRRKWENRSAEEADLQRYIAYMKAQLKELVDRYDPAVLWFDGEWEDTWTHEEGLKLYDYVRSLKPDIIINNRVDKGRPGMKGMTLEGNFAGDFGTPEQEVPETGFEGVDWESCITMNRHWGWNKNDKDFKSGEYLIRQLVEITSKGGNYLLNVGPKADGSFPQESIKRLEQIGDWMDINGESIYGTTASPFGHLACGRCTAKIKSRSAVLYLHVFDWPTDGRLHIPGLRNKIKEAYLLDGGKKLETISNSRGVTVLVPDEPKNKIDTVVVLKVSGKLELENAD; encoded by the coding sequence ATGGGCATGAAAAAACGCGTATTCAGAAAAGTTATCGGGGAGTTCTTTTCTACGAGAAAGATTGTAATACCACTTCTGCTGTTTTTGATGCTCGCTGTTTCAGGCTGCCGGCAGGCAACAGCGGATTACAGAGCCGAAACCAAAAAACAGAAAGATGAGCGTATGCAATGGTGGCGCCGGGCGCGTTTCGGCATGTTCATTCATTGGGGCCTTTACGCAATTCCCGCCGGTGAATGGAACGGCAACACCAGCCATGCCGAATGGATCCGGCATACCGCTAAGATCCCGCTGGAAGAGTATGAAAAACTCGGAGCTCAATTTAATCCGGTAAAATTTGACGCTGACAAATGGGTGTTCTGCGCCAAGGATGCCGGAATGAAATACATCGTCATAACCAGTAAGCATCACGACGGATTCTGTCTCTGGGACAGCAATGTAACCGAATACGATGTCATAGACCATACACCGTTTGACCGGGACATTCTCGCTGAGCTCAGCGATGCCTGTAAAAAGCACGATATCCCTTTGTGCTTCTATCACTCTATTATGGACTGGCACCACCCGGACTATCTGCCGCGGCGGAAATGGGAAAATCGCAGCGCGGAGGAGGCTGATCTTCAGCGGTACATCGCCTATATGAAAGCTCAGCTAAAGGAGCTTGTAGATCGCTATGATCCGGCGGTACTGTGGTTTGACGGCGAATGGGAAGACACCTGGACACACGAAGAAGGGCTCAAGCTCTACGATTATGTACGCTCGCTCAAACCGGATATAATAATCAACAACCGTGTTGATAAGGGCCGGCCCGGCATGAAAGGCATGACCCTCGAAGGGAACTTTGCCGGCGATTTCGGCACACCGGAGCAGGAGGTACCGGAAACCGGCTTTGAAGGCGTTGACTGGGAAAGCTGTATTACAATGAACCGCCACTGGGGCTGGAACAAGAATGATAAAGACTTTAAATCGGGCGAATATCTGATCCGCCAGCTCGTTGAAATTACAAGCAAAGGCGGCAATTACCTGCTGAACGTAGGCCCTAAAGCTGATGGGTCTTTCCCGCAGGAAAGTATCAAACGGCTGGAGCAGATCGGCGACTGGATGGACATAAACGGTGAATCGATCTACGGCACCACGGCAAGCCCGTTCGGGCATCTGGCATGCGGACGCTGCACAGCCAAGATAAAAAGCCGTTCAGCCGTTCTATACCTGCATGTCTTTGACTGGCCAACCGACGGCAGGCTTCACATTCCAGGATTGAGGAATAAAATCAAAGAGGCATACCTGCTTGACGGCGGCAAAAAGCTCGAGACAATTTCGAACAGCCGGGGCGTAACGGTTCTGGTTCCCGACGAACCAAAGAACAAAATCGACACGGTAGTGGTGCTCAAGGTTTCCGGCAAATTAGAACTTGAAAACGCCGATTAA
- a CDS encoding aminotransferase class IV: MEFAYINDEFMPAEKVDPLLLDRGLFFGDGVYDFVRSYNGRIFALERHLDRFARSLEDIYITGIDLDKVKDDIIKAYKRAEIPDCGIYFHITRGRAPRSYLWDETELEPSFFLSLAPIEHYREIKAAGVKVISHKDLRWKCRYIKSLNLLPNVMAKHAASLKGCDDAVLYDKDVITEGASSTFFAIYDDTLVTHPQDENIIAGITRDFVISICDHAGLRLIERPIKTSEILDADEMFFAATSKDVLAIVEYNGNPISGGKPGPKTRRLEVLFSELTRHKDNLT, from the coding sequence ATGGAATTCGCATATATTAACGATGAATTCATGCCTGCTGAAAAGGTGGATCCGCTTCTGCTTGACAGGGGGCTTTTTTTTGGTGACGGAGTTTACGACTTTGTCAGAAGCTACAACGGCAGGATTTTTGCCCTGGAAAGGCACCTCGACCGGTTCGCCAGGTCACTGGAGGATATATACATAACCGGCATTGATCTGGATAAGGTAAAAGATGATATTATAAAGGCTTATAAACGCGCCGAGATTCCCGACTGCGGAATATATTTTCACATAACCCGCGGCAGGGCGCCCCGCTCTTACCTTTGGGATGAAACCGAGCTGGAACCGAGCTTTTTTCTCTCGCTGGCACCGATCGAGCATTACCGCGAAATAAAGGCTGCCGGCGTTAAGGTTATCTCTCACAAAGACCTGCGATGGAAGTGCCGGTATATAAAATCGCTGAATCTGCTGCCAAACGTTATGGCTAAGCACGCGGCAAGCCTAAAGGGCTGCGATGATGCGGTTCTCTACGATAAAGATGTGATAACAGAGGGCGCAAGCTCAACTTTTTTCGCGATTTATGACGATACACTGGTAACACATCCTCAGGATGAGAACATAATCGCCGGCATAACACGCGATTTTGTGATAAGCATCTGCGACCATGCCGGCCTGCGGCTGATTGAGAGGCCGATAAAAACCAGTGAGATTCTTGACGCAGACGAAATGTTCTTCGCGGCGACCAGCAAAGACGTGCTTGCGATAGTGGAATATAACGGAAACCCTATCTCCGGCGGAAAACCAGGCCCCAAAACCCGCCGGCTTGAGGTGCTTTTTTCCGAATTGACCCGGCACAAAGACAATTTGACTTGA
- a CDS encoding ABC transporter permease, with protein MKAWIAFWNILVKDMRSYYLKPPNISWGLLFPLVWVVMFFIRSGLGMESLPELLPGLVALSILFGTTSVLSVTVTFEKKGRSFERLLLAPISLETLMLAKTSGAIIFGTVNALVPIIIAAFLTDLSGISWAVLIPAMVLIAVSSTFLGLFIAVSVKEVFEAQTFSNFFRFPMIFLCGLFFPIEQFPIWLKPLPYVLPLTYGADILHNSINRAGRMPPLLNFAMLIIFCALLFLISLRNIRKKWIV; from the coding sequence ATGAAGGCCTGGATTGCTTTCTGGAATATTCTGGTTAAGGACATGAGAAGCTATTACCTCAAACCACCGAATATCAGCTGGGGCCTGCTGTTCCCGCTGGTTTGGGTAGTTATGTTTTTCATACGCTCGGGCCTTGGGATGGAGAGCCTGCCGGAGCTTCTGCCGGGGCTTGTGGCGCTTAGTATCCTTTTCGGCACAACAAGTGTGCTTTCGGTTACGGTAACATTCGAGAAAAAGGGACGGTCTTTTGAGCGGCTGCTGCTGGCACCGATTTCCCTGGAAACACTGATGCTGGCCAAAACCTCCGGGGCGATTATATTTGGAACGGTGAACGCACTTGTGCCGATTATTATCGCCGCGTTCCTGACCGACTTATCCGGTATAAGCTGGGCAGTTCTGATACCGGCGATGGTGCTGATCGCGGTCAGCTCGACTTTTCTTGGGCTTTTTATCGCGGTTTCGGTCAAAGAAGTTTTCGAGGCACAGACATTCTCCAACTTTTTCCGTTTTCCGATGATCTTTCTGTGCGGGCTGTTTTTCCCGATAGAACAATTTCCAATCTGGCTCAAACCCCTGCCGTATGTACTGCCGCTGACCTACGGGGCGGATATCCTGCACAATTCAATAAACCGCGCCGGGCGGATGCCTCCGCTGCTCAACTTCGCGATGCTTATTATATTCTGCGCACTTCTCTTTCTGATCAGCCTGCGTAATATCCGCAAAAAATGGATAGTCTAA